In Pseudomonas nunensis, a single window of DNA contains:
- a CDS encoding diaminopimelate epimerase, protein MARFYDARGNIYAVVTPEAVRGVGIRLPATAQASALTRDTWSRAAVDAFCEWPQGMRPDGAKEHRCDGLLIGPFQATPPFDLLIVNTDGTLVERSGNGLTIFSQALGEHGLLPGEEPCLLRVHHDKSDAVSPVETSVKPAEVDGVQGFWLDLGKPSFGAQAVGALGVESVMLNDRDVSHVQPLSVLERAWCRSQFVRIGNPHCVTLVTNAEALPDNEQMREPGLSEGLTRIAYAMPTGAGQPCVAGVNLQWAMLESEGRIVARVFERGEGPTASSGTSASAVASAAWRVGWVAVGEVKVVMPGGTAPILLEEQGGELSRVRLFGTARLMD, encoded by the coding sequence ATGGCTCGGTTCTATGATGCACGGGGCAATATTTATGCGGTGGTGACGCCCGAGGCGGTGCGCGGCGTTGGCATCCGCTTGCCTGCAACAGCCCAGGCGTCGGCGCTGACAAGAGACACCTGGAGTCGCGCGGCAGTGGATGCGTTTTGCGAGTGGCCGCAGGGAATGCGCCCGGATGGCGCGAAGGAGCATCGCTGTGACGGCCTGCTGATCGGTCCGTTTCAAGCCACGCCACCCTTTGACCTGTTGATCGTCAATACCGATGGCACCCTGGTCGAGCGCAGTGGCAATGGCTTGACGATTTTCTCTCAGGCGCTCGGTGAACACGGGTTGCTGCCAGGCGAGGAGCCTTGTTTGTTGCGGGTTCACCACGATAAAAGCGACGCGGTTTCTCCTGTGGAAACTTCCGTGAAACCGGCCGAGGTCGATGGCGTACAAGGTTTTTGGCTGGACCTTGGAAAGCCTTCGTTCGGAGCGCAAGCGGTGGGTGCGTTGGGCGTTGAAAGCGTGATGTTGAACGACCGTGACGTCAGCCATGTGCAACCGTTGTCAGTGCTCGAGCGGGCGTGGTGCCGCAGCCAGTTTGTGCGGATTGGCAATCCCCATTGCGTAACGCTGGTCACCAACGCCGAGGCCTTGCCGGACAACGAGCAGATGCGTGAACCGGGTTTGTCTGAAGGGCTGACGCGTATCGCCTACGCCATGCCGACCGGGGCAGGGCAGCCGTGTGTGGCGGGGGTGAATCTGCAATGGGCGATGCTTGAGTCTGAAGGAAGGATCGTCGCGCGGGTGTTTGAGCGCGGGGAAGGGCCGACGGCATCGTCAGGCACCAGCGCCAGTGCGGTGGCTAGCGCGGCTTGGCGGGTGGGGTGGGTAGCAGTGGGTGAAGTGAAAGTGGTTATGCCTGGTGGGACGGCGCCGATTCTTTTGGAAGAGCAGGGCGGTGAATTGAGTCGGGTGAGGTTGTTTGGTACGGCGCGGTTGATGGATTGA
- a CDS encoding AraC family transcriptional regulator: MAKPLISTELAQSATAAPVIAVTLDSPVERQSALHQHARGQLLGARRGLLSVEAADHHWVVPATHAVWIPPDCLHGLRSHGPFHGWSVYVAAPACIGLPGQPCIIATSGLLREAVDRAATWGDGARDPRQERVAQLILDEIAVLPSEPFGLPLPRDQRLRRITQALVDDLADNRSLEQWAQWGGVSARTLARHFVSETGFTFSQWRQRARLLRALELLAVGEAVTTIALELGYENVSAFIAMFRRTFGVTPGRYSGGAC; encoded by the coding sequence ATGGCTAAACCGCTGATATCCACAGAGCTGGCGCAATCCGCCACAGCGGCACCGGTGATCGCCGTCACACTGGACAGCCCCGTCGAGCGCCAAAGCGCCTTGCACCAGCATGCTCGCGGTCAATTGCTGGGGGCGCGGCGCGGGTTGTTGTCGGTGGAGGCGGCGGATCATCATTGGGTGGTGCCGGCCACCCACGCGGTGTGGATTCCGCCGGACTGCCTGCACGGCTTGCGCTCCCATGGTCCATTCCATGGCTGGAGCGTCTACGTGGCGGCGCCTGCCTGTATCGGTTTGCCAGGGCAACCTTGCATCATCGCCACCTCGGGCCTGCTCCGTGAAGCCGTAGACCGCGCGGCGACCTGGGGCGACGGCGCACGGGATCCGCGACAGGAGCGCGTCGCCCAACTGATTCTCGATGAAATCGCCGTACTGCCCAGCGAGCCTTTCGGCTTGCCGCTGCCTCGCGATCAGCGGTTGCGCCGGATCACTCAAGCGCTGGTCGATGACCTGGCCGACAACCGCTCGCTGGAGCAATGGGCGCAGTGGGGCGGCGTGTCGGCCCGCACTCTGGCTCGACACTTCGTCAGCGAAACCGGCTTCACCTTCAGCCAGTGGCGCCAGCGCGCGCGATTGTTGCGGGCGCTGGAACTGTTGGCGGTAGGTGAGGCAGTGACGACCATTGCGCTGGAATTGGGGTATGAAAACGTCAGTGCGTTTATTGCGATGTTTCGGCGCACGTTTGGGGTGACGCCGGGGCGGTATTCCGGTGGAGCTTGCTGA
- a CDS encoding MFS transporter: MTNLNTSATFVPGRLEQMSTRIAFFIAGLGIAAWAPLVPYAKARAGLDEGTLGLLLLCLGVGSILAMPIAGLLATRFGCRRVVSAGVLLICAALPLLATVSSIPALIATLFMFGAGLGTVDSTVNLQAVIVERASGKTMMSGFHGLFSLGGIVGAAGVSALLGLGVSPLGAMLVVVVVLIAALLKAVPHLLPYGSEKSGPAFAVPHGIVLFIGMMCFIVFLTEGAALDWSAVFLVSERGIDTAYAGMGYAAFALTMTAGRLTGDAIVRRLGATKVMVFGGLTGAVGLTLATFAPSWELALVGYALVGAGCSNIVPVLYTAVGKQTVMPESIAVPAITTLGYAGILAGPALIGFVAHASSLSFAFGLMAVLLVAVAIGGKVLKV, from the coding sequence ATGACCAACCTCAACACCTCCGCCACTTTTGTTCCCGGCCGCCTGGAACAGATGTCTACCCGCATCGCCTTTTTTATCGCCGGCCTTGGTATCGCTGCTTGGGCGCCGCTGGTGCCGTACGCCAAGGCGCGAGCCGGGCTGGATGAAGGGACCCTCGGTTTGCTGCTGTTGTGCCTGGGGGTCGGCTCGATTCTGGCGATGCCGATTGCGGGGCTCCTGGCGACACGTTTTGGTTGTCGTCGCGTGGTGAGCGCCGGGGTGTTGTTGATCTGCGCGGCGCTGCCGTTGTTGGCGACGGTCTCGTCAATTCCAGCGTTGATCGCGACGCTGTTCATGTTTGGCGCGGGGCTGGGCACGGTGGATTCGACGGTGAACCTGCAAGCGGTGATCGTCGAACGGGCCAGCGGCAAGACCATGATGTCGGGCTTCCATGGCTTGTTCAGCTTGGGCGGGATCGTTGGCGCGGCGGGTGTCAGCGCCCTGCTCGGTCTGGGGGTTTCTCCGCTCGGCGCGATGCTGGTGGTCGTGGTGGTGCTGATCGCTGCGTTGCTGAAAGCGGTGCCGCATCTGTTGCCTTACGGCAGTGAAAAGTCCGGGCCAGCGTTTGCCGTGCCCCATGGCATCGTGCTGTTTATCGGCATGATGTGCTTCATCGTGTTCCTCACCGAAGGCGCGGCGCTCGACTGGAGCGCCGTGTTCCTGGTGTCCGAGCGTGGGATCGACACGGCCTATGCGGGGATGGGTTATGCAGCGTTTGCGCTGACCATGACCGCCGGGCGTTTGACCGGGGATGCCATTGTGCGGCGCCTGGGCGCGACGAAAGTGATGGTGTTTGGTGGGCTGACGGGTGCAGTCGGGCTGACGTTGGCGACCTTCGCACCTAGCTGGGAACTGGCGCTGGTGGGTTATGCGCTGGTCGGGGCGGGTTGCTCGAACATCGTGCCAGTGTTGTACACCGCCGTGGGCAAACAGACTGTCATGCCGGAAAGCATCGCCGTGCCGGCCATCACCACCCTCGGTTACGCAGGGATCCTCGCCGGGCCTGCACTGATCGGATTCGTCGCCCATGCCAGCAGCTTGAGTTTTGCATTCGGGTTGATGGCGGTGTTGCTGGTGGCCGTGGCCATTGGCGGGAAAGTATTGAAAGTCTGA
- the codA gene encoding cytosine deaminase, giving the protein MHIINARLRNQEGLHELHLENGLIGNIARQTEAPTLGPDDLDAGGNLVVPPFVEPHIHLDATLTAGEPRWNMSGTLFEGIECWGERKATITLEDTKTRAKKTIQALAAHGIQHVRTHVDVTDPTLTALKAMLEVREESRHLIDLQIVAFPQEGIESYRNGRELMEEAIRMGADVVGGIPHFEYTRDQGVSSVKFLMDLAERTGCLVDVHCDETDDPHSRFLEVLAEEARSRDMGSRVTASHTTAMGSYDNAYCAKLFRLLSHSGISFVSCPTESIHLQGRFDNFPKRRGVTRVNELLEAGMNVCFGQDSIVDPWYPLGNGNILRVLEAGLHICHMLGYRNLQSALDLVTDNSAKAMALGDRYGLERGRPANLLILSADSDYEVIRSQGLPLYSIRGGEVLMKRQMPVVEWAQPV; this is encoded by the coding sequence ATGCACATCATCAACGCCCGCCTGCGCAACCAAGAAGGCCTGCATGAGTTGCACCTGGAAAACGGCCTGATCGGCAACATCGCCCGGCAGACCGAAGCCCCGACCCTGGGCCCCGACGACCTCGACGCCGGCGGCAACCTGGTGGTGCCACCTTTCGTCGAGCCGCACATCCACCTCGACGCCACGCTGACCGCCGGCGAGCCGCGCTGGAACATGAGTGGCACGCTGTTCGAAGGCATCGAATGCTGGGGCGAGCGCAAGGCGACCATCACCCTCGAAGACACCAAGACCCGCGCGAAGAAAACCATCCAGGCCTTGGCCGCCCACGGCATCCAGCATGTGCGCACCCACGTCGATGTCACCGACCCGACCTTGACCGCGCTCAAAGCCATGCTGGAAGTACGCGAAGAAAGCCGTCACCTGATCGACCTGCAGATCGTCGCGTTCCCCCAGGAAGGCATCGAGTCGTACCGCAACGGTCGCGAGCTGATGGAAGAAGCCATTCGCATGGGCGCCGATGTGGTCGGCGGCATTCCACATTTCGAGTACACCCGGGATCAGGGCGTGAGTTCGGTGAAGTTCCTGATGGACCTGGCCGAGCGCACCGGTTGCCTGGTGGACGTGCACTGCGATGAAACCGACGACCCGCATTCACGCTTCCTCGAAGTACTGGCCGAAGAAGCCCGCAGCCGCGACATGGGTTCGCGGGTTACGGCCAGCCACACCACGGCGATGGGCTCCTACGACAACGCCTACTGCGCCAAACTGTTCCGCTTGCTCAGCCATTCCGGGATCAGCTTCGTCTCCTGCCCGACCGAAAGCATTCACCTGCAAGGACGCTTCGATAACTTCCCGAAACGCCGTGGCGTAACCCGGGTCAACGAGCTGCTCGAAGCGGGGATGAACGTGTGTTTCGGCCAGGATTCGATCGTCGATCCTTGGTATCCGCTGGGCAACGGCAACATCCTGCGGGTGCTCGAAGCCGGCCTGCATATCTGCCACATGCTCGGCTACCGCAACCTGCAAAGTGCGCTGGATCTGGTGACAGACAACAGCGCCAAGGCCATGGCGTTGGGGGACCGTTATGGACTCGAGCGCGGGCGGCCGGCGAATTTGCTGATCCTGTCGGCGGACAGTGATTACGAGGTGATTCGTAGCCAGGGTCTGCCGCTGTATTCGATTCGCGGCGGAGAGGTGTTGATGAAGCGGCAGATGCCGGTGGTTGAATGGGCGCAACCGGTTTGA
- the tssI gene encoding type VI secretion system tip protein VgrG, which translates to MFSPANETHFSLTIEGLEHDLQVLSFSGTEGISQPYAFEVELVSENPDLDLETLLHKQAFLALDANDSGIHGQIYRVAQGDAGKRLTRYKISLVPQLQYLHHRTNQRIYQQMSAPKIIALILDEHGIKANAYSFQLSVVCPDRDYCVQYDETDLHFVQRLCEEEGIHYHFQHSEKAHLLVFGDDQTVFPKLGQPTAYVQGSGLVADEPVIKGFKLRLETRTSRTTRRDYDFEKPRLQLEAAYKPDGESTEPDLEDYDYPGRFIDRARGKFLSQRALERHRADYQQAEGWGDQTRLISGHFLEMSDHPRTEWNDLWLLTEILHEGKQPQVLEESVPSDTTDNKDDFHQGYRNRFLATPWAVFYRPALEHPKPRVLGSQTAMVTGPKGEEIHCDQYGRIKVQFHWDREGLADDKTSCWMRVSSSWAGDRYGAIAIPRIGMEVLVTFLEGDPDQPLVTGCLYHKENLVPYELPVNKTRTVFKTLSSPGGGGYNELRIEDKKGAEQIYLHAQRDWDENIEHDQKIRVGNERHDTVEKNTYTELKAEEHRTTIADRKIEVKANDHLTVGQNQHIKLGTAQLMNAGKEIHLKAGDKMVIEAGMELTVKAGGSFIKLDAGGITVVGPVVKMNAGGSAGMGSGLAILMPVLPVPAPSAAAGNVLGNAKPGVVPPKLESKPKEYFFDITLTDVPGDDGFPLAHTSWKIVQDGEEKPLLEGKTGDDGRVNIDEPQRLKLSEAYSQKGPLWLCYPGQRVPVALHQEPSAADKERFALAALDFHDSTKHRTISTANNERSKQDLLSEGDLYSQLQARDE; encoded by the coding sequence ATGTTCAGCCCAGCCAACGAGACTCATTTCAGCCTGACCATCGAAGGTCTTGAGCACGACCTGCAAGTGCTGTCGTTCAGCGGCACCGAAGGCATCAGCCAACCCTACGCATTCGAAGTGGAACTGGTCAGCGAAAATCCCGACCTTGACCTGGAAACCCTGCTGCATAAACAGGCATTTCTGGCGCTGGACGCTAACGATAGCGGCATCCACGGCCAGATCTACCGCGTCGCCCAAGGCGATGCCGGCAAACGCCTGACCCGCTACAAAATATCCCTGGTGCCGCAACTGCAATACCTGCATCACCGCACCAACCAGCGCATCTACCAGCAGATGTCGGCGCCGAAAATCATCGCGTTGATCCTCGACGAGCACGGCATCAAGGCCAACGCCTACAGCTTCCAGTTGAGCGTCGTGTGCCCGGACCGCGATTACTGCGTGCAGTACGATGAAACCGACCTGCATTTCGTACAGCGTTTGTGCGAAGAAGAAGGCATTCACTACCACTTCCAGCACAGCGAAAAAGCTCATTTGCTGGTATTCGGCGACGACCAAACCGTGTTCCCGAAACTTGGCCAACCGACCGCCTATGTGCAGGGCAGCGGATTGGTCGCCGATGAGCCGGTGATCAAAGGCTTCAAGCTGCGTCTGGAAACCCGCACCAGCCGCACGACCCGTCGCGACTACGACTTTGAGAAGCCGCGCCTGCAACTTGAAGCAGCGTACAAACCCGACGGCGAAAGCACCGAACCGGACCTGGAAGACTATGACTACCCGGGCCGCTTCATCGACCGCGCGCGCGGCAAATTCCTCAGCCAACGCGCCCTCGAACGCCATCGTGCCGACTACCAACAAGCCGAAGGCTGGGGCGACCAGACACGTTTGATCAGCGGCCACTTCCTGGAAATGTCCGACCACCCGCGCACCGAGTGGAACGACCTCTGGCTGCTCACCGAAATCCTCCACGAAGGCAAACAACCGCAAGTCCTCGAAGAATCGGTACCCAGCGACACCACCGACAACAAAGACGACTTCCACCAGGGCTACCGCAACCGCTTCCTCGCCACGCCATGGGCCGTGTTCTACCGCCCAGCCCTGGAACACCCGAAACCCCGTGTCCTCGGCAGCCAAACGGCGATGGTCACCGGCCCCAAAGGTGAAGAAATCCACTGCGACCAATACGGCCGCATCAAAGTCCAATTCCACTGGGACCGCGAAGGCCTGGCCGACGACAAAACCAGCTGCTGGATGCGCGTCTCCAGCTCCTGGGCCGGCGACCGCTACGGCGCCATCGCCATCCCCCGCATCGGCATGGAAGTCCTCGTCACCTTCCTCGAAGGCGACCCCGATCAACCGCTGGTGACCGGGTGCCTGTACCACAAGGAAAACCTCGTCCCCTACGAACTGCCGGTGAACAAAACCCGCACCGTGTTCAAAACCCTCAGCTCACCGGGCGGCGGTGGATACAACGAACTGCGGATCGAAGACAAGAAAGGCGCGGAACAGATCTACCTGCATGCCCAGCGCGATTGGGATGAAAACATCGAGCATGACCAGAAGATTCGCGTGGGCAATGAACGGCATGACACGGTGGAAAAGAACACCTACACCGAGTTAAAGGCGGAAGAGCATCGGACGACGATTGCGGATCGGAAAATTGAGGTCAAAGCCAACGACCACCTCACCGTCGGCCAGAACCAGCACATCAAACTCGGCACCGCACAATTGATGAACGCGGGCAAAGAGATTCACTTGAAGGCAGGCGACAAAATGGTGATCGAGGCTGGAATGGAACTGACGGTCAAGGCCGGGGGGAGTTTCATCAAGCTCGATGCCGGCGGAATTACCGTGGTGGGGCCAGTGGTGAAAATGAACGCCGGCGGCTCTGCGGGGATGGGCTCCGGGCTGGCGATTTTGATGCCGGTGTTGCCAGTGCCCGCCCCGTCAGCGGCGGCAGGCAATGTGCTGGGAAATGCGAAACCCGGCGTTGTGCCGCCCAAACTGGAATCGAAGCCAAAGGAGTACTTCTTCGACATCACGTTGACTGATGTTCCAGGCGATGACGGTTTCCCGTTGGCACATACCTCCTGGAAGATCGTTCAGGACGGCGAAGAAAAACCGCTGCTCGAAGGTAAGACCGGCGATGACGGGCGGGTCAATATCGATGAGCCGCAACGCCTCAAACTGTCCGAAGCCTATTCACAGAAAGGCCCGCTGTGGCTGTGCTATCCGGGCCAGCGCGTGCCGGTCGCGCTTCACCAGGAACCCTCGGCAGCTGACAAGGAGCGCTTCGCCCTCGCCGCACTGGACTTTCATGACAGCACAAAACACCGCACTATCAGCACCGCGAACAACGAACGCAGCAAACAGGATTTGCTCAGTGAAGGCGATCTGTACAGCCAACTGCAAGCCAGGGACGAATGA
- a CDS encoding phospholipase D-like domain-containing protein, giving the protein MTNSATPYNGIRHKEISQINTAEGKALPAINAPDFFIQDESAFAPKRSGNQVRFFTTGEDYYKDLAGAIAGAANSIFITGWQINYDVTLDGKQSLWQCLHNALKAKPTLKVFVMPWLSPAASVGTHDFETMLAIFQLNAGLKVARAFCTPAIQQSDMKGLGSTFSHHQKCVVIDNKIGYVGGIDLAYGRRDDNNFSLDARSRQGNDAYNPGIPHLGWMDMDKHVSRTGLLMATLFDLSRPAGYIPLPLGKTKLPLPAPDGVINAGASIQNFFSSPALPAIEWLSKAGNSFKEQIGAIDPLASTKKYLTDTVIRQVSALIKRNWDNLPIAEPLKGQVKVWIAEVERSVGNLQAALRLKSYELINKWMSATDLGRMIAMFCDKGYDALPAEKMGWLNDINEIGTSLLGHFYALLQSRLENREEPFYYLEHKPQPLASSDYSRLADDQPRMPWQDVHSRIEGPSVYDLSRNFIDRWNGQQAYIADIKKLEKTNVIVAVMEWLNMLAKDAGLTNHLDLNNRIQLNLPMPKPVWINQPQSLPTPPEMLRGGVSVQVLRSASANMTAQEAKGRSKSSVHLPVPAGINTGGVQANCHSAMLQAISSAQHFIYIENQFFQTEFGDEAELPAGKPLSGPMASLRDPASLRQDYVARINLREALNEQDFAKIDWKEVDSIGKQRNEEARKFLDGFYAIWQTNAQGWLTQKLGKEVKVSNSIGKALADRIGRAIAEERPFHVYLILPVHPEGALNVLNLMHQVHLTMQSLVFGEQSLVKRVQRHMAIKAMMDRKCTKEEAEKIVERLDSKKVPVYAQQDWSKYLTLLNLRTWDTLEGRVVTEQIYIHSKLLIADDRVAILGSANINDRSLHGKRDSELSVIVRDSSPTPALLDGERTHQVGQSINKLRKDLWKKHFGLSLTKSSSVAAATHLEKYLDQPASENTWRAIQSQARQNADAYEECFGFIPQNKNNKYPASIWPTWTYRDPNNLSAGGKLANPMPYEKRFWENETLADVKAYPAPAGIKGFITYLPIQWTWKENNDSGLNMTILASTPNKKDDSTLASTSTNDQSGIESA; this is encoded by the coding sequence ATGACGAATTCCGCAACGCCCTACAACGGCATTCGCCACAAGGAAATCAGCCAGATCAATACCGCCGAAGGCAAAGCCCTTCCGGCGATTAATGCTCCGGATTTCTTTATTCAGGACGAGTCTGCATTCGCCCCCAAGCGCAGCGGTAACCAAGTACGGTTTTTCACCACCGGCGAGGACTATTACAAGGACCTCGCGGGCGCAATTGCTGGCGCAGCAAACTCCATCTTCATCACCGGCTGGCAGATCAACTACGACGTGACGCTGGATGGCAAGCAGAGCCTTTGGCAATGCCTGCATAACGCACTCAAGGCCAAACCGACACTGAAAGTCTTCGTCATGCCCTGGCTGAGTCCGGCGGCAAGCGTGGGCACCCACGATTTCGAAACCATGCTGGCGATCTTTCAACTCAATGCAGGTCTGAAAGTTGCTCGCGCGTTTTGCACTCCGGCGATCCAGCAGAGCGACATGAAAGGCCTGGGCTCGACTTTTTCCCATCACCAGAAATGCGTGGTGATCGACAACAAGATCGGTTACGTCGGGGGCATCGACCTGGCATACGGTCGACGCGACGACAACAACTTCAGCCTCGACGCTCGCTCGCGCCAGGGCAATGACGCTTACAACCCCGGGATTCCGCATCTGGGCTGGATGGACATGGACAAGCACGTCAGCCGCACCGGCCTGTTAATGGCCACGCTGTTCGACTTGTCTCGGCCGGCCGGCTACATCCCACTTCCGCTCGGCAAGACCAAGTTGCCGCTTCCGGCCCCCGATGGCGTCATCAATGCCGGCGCGTCTATTCAAAACTTCTTCTCCAGCCCGGCGCTACCCGCCATCGAATGGTTGTCCAAGGCCGGCAACAGCTTCAAGGAGCAAATCGGTGCAATCGACCCATTGGCCTCGACCAAAAAGTACCTGACCGACACGGTGATTCGGCAGGTCTCAGCCCTGATCAAGCGCAACTGGGACAACCTGCCCATCGCAGAACCGTTGAAGGGCCAGGTCAAAGTCTGGATTGCAGAAGTCGAACGCAGCGTCGGTAATCTTCAAGCCGCCCTGCGCCTGAAAAGCTATGAGCTGATCAACAAGTGGATGAGTGCCACCGACCTGGGCCGGATGATCGCGATGTTCTGCGACAAAGGCTACGACGCACTGCCGGCAGAGAAAATGGGCTGGTTGAACGACATCAACGAAATCGGCACCTCCCTGCTTGGGCACTTCTATGCGCTGTTGCAGAGCCGCTTGGAAAATCGCGAAGAGCCGTTCTATTACCTTGAGCACAAGCCACAGCCACTGGCTTCTTCGGATTACAGTCGACTGGCCGACGATCAGCCACGCATGCCATGGCAGGACGTCCACAGTCGTATCGAAGGCCCGTCGGTCTATGACCTCTCGCGCAACTTCATTGACCGCTGGAATGGCCAACAGGCCTACATTGCCGACATCAAAAAACTGGAAAAAACCAACGTCATCGTTGCGGTGATGGAATGGCTGAACATGCTCGCCAAGGACGCCGGGTTGACCAACCACCTGGACCTGAACAATCGCATCCAACTGAACCTGCCCATGCCCAAACCGGTATGGATCAACCAACCGCAGTCCCTGCCGACACCACCGGAAATGCTCCGGGGTGGCGTCAGCGTCCAGGTACTGCGCAGCGCTTCAGCCAACATGACCGCCCAAGAAGCAAAAGGACGCAGCAAATCCAGCGTCCACCTGCCAGTTCCCGCCGGGATCAACACCGGCGGCGTCCAGGCCAACTGCCACAGCGCCATGCTGCAGGCTATCTCTAGCGCGCAGCATTTCATCTACATCGAGAACCAGTTTTTTCAGACTGAGTTTGGAGATGAGGCGGAGTTGCCTGCCGGCAAACCGCTGTCCGGCCCAATGGCCAGTTTGCGCGACCCAGCGAGTCTGCGGCAGGACTATGTAGCGCGAATCAATCTGCGCGAAGCGCTGAACGAACAAGACTTTGCCAAGATCGACTGGAAGGAAGTCGATTCCATCGGCAAACAACGCAACGAAGAGGCACGTAAGTTTCTCGACGGCTTCTACGCCATTTGGCAAACCAACGCACAGGGCTGGCTAACGCAAAAGCTCGGCAAGGAAGTAAAAGTCTCGAACAGCATCGGCAAAGCCTTGGCTGATCGAATTGGACGAGCAATTGCCGAGGAGCGTCCGTTTCATGTGTACCTGATTTTGCCCGTCCATCCGGAGGGAGCGCTGAACGTGCTTAACCTCATGCATCAGGTTCACCTGACCATGCAAAGCCTGGTGTTTGGCGAACAGAGTCTGGTGAAACGAGTTCAACGGCATATGGCGATCAAGGCGATGATGGATCGCAAGTGCACGAAAGAAGAGGCGGAGAAGATTGTTGAGCGCTTGGACAGTAAAAAAGTCCCTGTTTATGCCCAACAGGATTGGTCCAAGTACTTAACACTGCTCAACTTACGCACCTGGGACACCCTTGAAGGAAGGGTCGTTACCGAACAGATTTATATCCACAGCAAGCTACTCATTGCGGATGACCGGGTAGCAATTTTGGGAAGCGCTAATATTAATGACCGAAGCTTGCACGGCAAGCGCGACTCAGAACTTTCGGTCATTGTGCGTGATAGCAGCCCTACTCCCGCCTTGTTGGATGGAGAGAGAACTCACCAAGTCGGTCAATCCATTAACAAGTTGAGAAAGGACTTGTGGAAAAAGCATTTTGGATTAAGCCTTACTAAAAGCTCGTCCGTCGCAGCAGCGACTCATTTGGAAAAATACCTTGATCAACCGGCCTCTGAAAATACATGGAGAGCAATCCAGTCCCAAGCCAGGCAAAACGCGGATGCCTACGAAGAATGCTTCGGCTTCATTCCTCAAAATAAAAATAATAAGTACCCCGCTTCCATATGGCCCACGTGGACATATAGGGACCCTAACAACCTGAGCGCCGGTGGCAAATTAGCCAATCCCATGCCTTATGAAAAACGTTTCTGGGAGAATGAAACCTTAGCGGATGTGAAGGCTTATCCCGCACCTGCAGGGATCAAAGGGTTCATCACCTACCTTCCAATCCAATGGACCTGGAAAGAAAATAACGACTCTGGATTAAACATGACCATCCTCGCGAGCACCCCCAACAAGAAAGATGATAGTACGCTTGCCAGCACAAGCACTAACGATCAGAGCGGAATCGAAAGCGCATGA